DNA from Kitasatospora herbaricolor:
CTCGCGGCTAAGGCGCTCGACCGTCGAGGTCAGACGCCCGACGACGCCGGCGTCGGCCGGTGCCTCCGATCTGCCGACGGCCCGGAAGGGGGGCAGTACGGGCGCCCCGTCCGAATCCTCCGTTTGGTCGGCACACGGAGGCTGCTGGGGGTCGCTCATCGGTCCCTCCTCGGCTTGCATGGTTGTGGGGTGGACTGACCGGACGGGGTTAGGGGCGCAGCCAGCGCTCGATGCAGGCGATGAGGTCGTTCGCGTCGACGGGCTTGGTGACGTAGTCGCTCGCGCCGGAGGCGAGGCTCTTCTCCCGGTCACCCACCATGGCCTTGGCGGTGACGGCGATGATGGGCAGGTCCGCGTGTTGCGGCATCGCGCGGATCGCGGCGGTGGCGGCGTACCCGTCCATCTCCGGCATCATGACGTCCATCAGGATCAGGTCGATCCCGCTGTGCCGGTTGAGGGTGTCGATCGCGGCTCGGCCGTTCTCGGCCTGCAGGACCTGCATGCCGTGCAGCTCCAGGATGCCCGTGATGGCGTAGAGGTTGCGGTCATCGTCGTCGACGACTAGCACGGTGCGCCCGGCGAGCGAGCCGTCCACGTTCTGGGCGAACAGGGTTGCTGAGTCGTCGTTGCGGACCAGTGGCAGTACGTCGCCCGGCTGGTCGGCGCTCAGGTGCAAAGCGATGCGCTCGCGCAGCTCGTCGAGGCTGGAGAGCAGTTCCAGCGGCTGGGTAGTGGCGCGGTCCTGCAGGAGCCGTTCCTGTTCGGCCCCCAGGCGCCGGTTGTTGTGGGCCAGGACCGGCACGTTGTGCAACGCGGAGTCGTGGGCCATGGCCTCCAGGAAGTCCAGCGCCGCTCCGTTCGGCAGGTCCAGTTCGAGGACGACGCAGTGGCAGGGTGTGGCAGCCAGTGTCTCCGCCGCCTCGCGGGCGCCGACGGTGGTGATGACCTCGACCGGGCCGCGCGGGTCGCCGAGGTCCGCGTGTCCGGCCAGGTCGGCGACGGCGCTCTCGGCGACGAGGGACAGCAGGCCGCGAGGACGCTCCTCGACGACCAGTAGCCGCTTGGGCCGACTGATCTCCAGCACAGCGCTCTGCCCATCCAGCTCCGCCGGCCCGGACGGCGTTGCCTCGGCCGGCCCGGCCTCCAGGGCAATTCGCGGAGTCCCGACGCTCAGCGCGAGGAATTCTGCCCGGGACGCGGGCAGGTACAGGGTGAACACACTGCCGTGGCCCGGTGTGCTCCGGGCGGTGATGGCGCCGCCGAGGAGGAAGGCGATCTCGCGGCTGATGGAGAGTCCGAGGCCGGTGCCGCCGTACTTGCGGCTGGTGGTGCCGTCGGCCTGCTGGAAGGCGCCGAACACGCTCTCCAGGTGCTGAGGCTCGATCCCGATACCGGTGTCCACCACGTGGAAGGCGATGACGGGTTCGTCGTCGCGGCGGGCGGCCTCCGGCACGCTCGCCGCGTCTGCGACCTCGATCCTCAGCTCGACGCTGCCCCTCTCCGTGAACTTCACGGCGTTGGACAGGAGGTTGCGCAGGATCTGCCGGAGCCGGTAGTCGTCGGTGACGATGTCGGCGGGCACACCGCCGGCCGTGTTGATCTCGAAGGCCAGGCTCTTCTGGGTCGTCAGGGGGCGGAACGTCGCTTCGACGTAGTCGAGCAGCTTGTTCAGCGGGATGTGTTCAGGAGTGACGTCCATCTTGCCTGCCTCGACCTTGGAGAGGTCGAGGATGTCGTTGATCAGCTGCAGCAGGTCGGAGCCGGCCGAGTGGATGATGCCGGCGTACTCGACCTGCTTGGCGGTCAGGTTGCGGGTCGGGTTCTGGGCCAGCAGCTGGGCCAGGATGAGCAGGCTGTTCAGCGGGGTGCGCAGCTCGTGGCTCATGTTGGCCAGGAACTCGGACTTGTACGTGGAGGCGAGGGAAAGCTGGTGGGCGCGGTCCTCCAGCTCCTGGCGGGCCTGCTCGATCTCCAGGTTCTTGGTCTCGATGTCCCGGTTCTGCGCGGCCAGCAGTGCGGCCTTGTCCTCCAGTTCGGCGTTGGAGGACTGCAACTCCTCCTGACGGGACTGAAGTTCGGCGGACCGCACCTGGAGTTCGGAGGTCAGCCGCTGGGACTCGTCGAGGAGTTCGTCGGTGCGGGCGTTGGCCACGATGGTGTTGACGTTGACGCCGATGGTTTCCATGAGCTGTTCGAGGAACGCGCGGTGCACCGGGGTGAAGTCGTGCACCGTGGCGAGTTCGATGACGCCCAGGACTTGGTCCTCGACCACGATCGGCAGGACGACGAGTGCCTTGGGCTCGGCGCGGCCGAGGCCGGAGGAGACGCTCACGTAGCCGGCCGGCAGGGAGTCGACGGCGATGGTGCGCCGGCTGCGGGCGGCCTGGCCGACGAAGGACTCGCCGAGCCTGAAGCGGGCCGGGGCCTCGCCGGGCTGGAAGGCGTAGGAGCCGATCAGGTTGAGGAACGTGGTGTCGGCGGTCTCTTCGGCGAGGTAGAAGGCGCCGTACTGGGCGCCGACCAGCGGGGTGAGTTCGTCCATGATCAGTTCGGCGACGACGGCCAGGTCGCGGCGGCCCTGCATCAGGGCGGAGATCCGGGCCAGGTTGGACTTGAGCCAGTCCTGGTCCTCGTTGGCGCGGGTGGTCTCGCGCAGGGACTCCACCATGAAGTTGATGTTGTCCTTGAGGTCCGCGACCTCGCCGGAGGCATCGACGGTGATGGATCGGGTCAGGTCGCCCTCGGCGACCGCGCTGGTCACCTCGGCGATCGCGCGGACCTGGCGGGTCAGGTTCCCGGCCAGCTCGTTGACGTTCTCGGTCAGCCGCTTCCAGGTGCCGGAGACACCCTCCACCTCGGCCTGGCCGCCGAGCCGGCCCTCGCTGCCGACCTCGCGGGCCACCCGGGTGACCTCCGCGGCGAACGAGGATAGCTGGTCGACCATGGTGTTGATGGTGGTCTTGAGCTCCAGGATCTCGCCGCGCGCGTCGACGTCGATCTTGCGGGTCAGGTCGCCGCGGGCCACCGCCGTGGTGACCTGGGCGATGTTGCGGACCTGGCCGGTCAGGTTGTTGGCCATCGAGTTGACGTTGTCGGTGAGGTCCTTCCAGGTGCCGGCCACGTTCGGCACCCGGGCCTGGCCGCCCAGCGTCCCCTCGGTGCCGACCTCGCGGGCCACCCGGGTCACCTCGTCGGCGAACGCCGACAGGGTGTCGACCATGGTGTTGATCACCCCGGCCAGCGCCGCCACCTCGCCCTTGGCCTCCACGGTGATCTTCTGCGAGAGGTCGCCGCGCGCCACCGCCGTCGCCACCTGGGCGATCGAGCGGACCTGGCCGGTCAGGTTGGAGGCCATCACGTTGACGTTGTCCGTGAGGTCCTTCCAGGTGCCGGAGACGCCCCGGACGGTCGCCTGGCCGCCGAGGTTGCCCTCGGTGCCGACCTCGCGGGCGACCCGGGTCACCTCGTCGGCGAAGGCGGAGAGCTGGTCGACCATCGTGTTGATGGTCTCCTTGAGTTCGAGGATCTCGCCGCGGGCGTCCACCCGGATCTTCTGCGAGAGGTCACCCTGTGCGACAGCGGTCGTGACCTCGGCGATCGAGCGGACCTGCGCGGTCAGGTTGTCCGCCATCACGTTGACCGACTCGGTGAGGTCCCGCCAGGTACCCGACACGTCCCGGACGTCGGCCTGCCCGCCCAGCCGGCCCTCGGTGCCGACCTCGCGGGCCACACGGGTCACCTCCCCGGCGAAGGCGGAGAGCTGGTCGACCATCGTGTTGATGGTCTCCTTCAGCTCCAGGATCTCGCCGCGGGCGTCCACCCGGATCTTCTGCGAGAGGTCGCCGCCCGCGACCGCCGTCGCCACCTGGGCGATCGAGCGGACCTGCGCGGTCAGGTTGCCGGCCATCGAGTTCACCGAGTCGGTGAGGTCCCGCCAGGTGCCCGAGACACCCTTCACGTCGGCCTGCCCGCCCAGCCGGCCCTCGGTGCCGACCTCGCGGGCAACGCGGGTCACCTCACCGGCGAACGAGGACAGCTGGTCGACCATCGTGTTGACGGTGTTCTTGAGTTCGAGGATCTCGCCGCGGGCGTCCACGGTGATCTTCTGCGACAGGTCGCCCTTGGCGACGGCGGTCGTGACCTGGGCGATGTTGCGGACCTGGTCGGTGAGGTTGCCGGCCATGAAGTTGACCGAGTCGGTCAGGTCACGCCAGGTGCCCGCCACGCCGGGCACCTGGGCCTGGCCTCCGAGCCGGCCCTCGCTGCCGACCTCGCGAGCGACGCGGGTGACCTCCGCGGCGAACGAGGACAGCTGGTCGACCATGGTGTTGACGGTGTTCTTCAGCTCAAGGATCTCGCCGCGCGCAGCGACGTCGATCTTCTGCGAGAGGTCGCCCTTGGCGACCGCGGTGGCCACCTGGGCGATGTCCCGCACCTGGGTCGTCAGGTTGCCGGCCATCGCGTTGACGGAGTCGGTGAGGTCCTTCCAGGTCCCGGAGACCCCGGGGACCTCGGCCTGGCCTCCCAGCTGCCCTTCGGTTCCCACCTCGCGCGCGACGCGGGTGACCTCGGAGGTGAACAGCGACAGCTGGTCGACCATGCCGTTGAACACCGTGGCGATCTCGCCGAGCAGCCCGTCGGCGTCCGGCAGCCGGGTGCCGAAGTCCCCGTCGCGGACGGCGGTCAGGCCGGTCAGCAGTCGCCGCAGATCGGGTTCCCCCACCTGCTCGGCCTTGCCATTGCCGCCCCGCCGTGCAGCCGGGGGCTTAGTCGAGCTGGTCATCGCAGGTCGCCTTCCTGAGCGCAGACCATAGGCCCGCCATGGCCGAACCAGGGCGGGAAGGGCAGTTGAACATACCGGTGGGGACGCTACCCCACCGCTTCCACCAAGAGCGAACTACCCGGAAGAGCCCTGCTGGCCGAACCAGATGCAGTCCGACGCATGCCCGGCAGCCGCCCTGGCACGCGTCGAGAACGACATACGCCGCGCTCCACGTGACGGCACACTTCGCACTGTCGACCTTCACCTGCGATCCGGCAGCCGCCAGTCGAATCTCCGGCTAGAACCGGCTGCCCCAGCGCCCCGCCAGCCTGTCCATGCTCCGCCAGACACGGAGTCAGGTGTCGGCGGGCGGCGGCGCGTCGGCCGGCGGACGGCGCAGTTGCTCGTTGAGGCGCAGGGCCTCTTCGAGTTGGTCTTCGAGGATGACGATGCGGCAGGCGGCCTCGATGGGGGTGCCCTGGTCGGCCAGGTCGCGGGCGCGCATCGCGATCCGTAGTTGGTAGCGGGAGTAGCGGCGGTGGCCGCCGTCGGAGCGCAGTGGGGTGATGAGGCGGTGCTCCCCCAGCGCCCGGAGGAAGCCGGCGGTGGTGCCGGTCATCTCGGCGGCGCGGCCCATGGTGCAGGCGGGGTAGTCGTCGTCGAAGGAGTTGGGGCCCGGGTCGGGGCTTGGATCGGGGTCGGAGCCGGGGATGTGGGGCCGGTTGGTTGCCGTGGTCACTGCACCTCTTCTGTGTTTGTTCGGGGACGCGTCGAGGGGCCCCGAAGCCATGGCGGCTCCGGGGCCCCGAAGGGATACATCACCATCTGCCGGCCGGAGCCCACGGCGAGGTCGGGTGCAAGGTCTCCCTTCAGGGAGGGCACCGACACCAGCCACTCCAACGAGGGGCGGATGACGTCGGCGCAGATCAGGACCTTCATGCCGTTGGACAGCTCGGACGGCAGCCAGGTCGAGCGGCGACCGCGGTGGGTGAGCCAGTGCAGCGGCGCCCGCCGCCACTGGGCGCCCAGCGACTCGGCGCCACTGGCCAGCCACCGCTGCTGCCAGTCGGCGCCGGGAAAGTCCTCCAGCCAGTCGAGCAGGTGGGCCAGACCGCGGACGCGCTTGCCCTGGACCACTGGGTTCGTGAGCACGGACGGCGTGCTGGTCGTGTGCTGCCAGACCGCAGCCCGCCCCATCCGGGTGGTAGCCCAATCACCGGGGATGGTCCTCGCGGAGAACCTGTCGCGCGGCAGCTTCAGGGCCGCCGCCGTGCTCACCGCCTTCAGCGTCGCGGTCGTCATGGCCGGCCACCGAACAGGACGCTGAGAGTCTCGGCGCGGTAGCCTGCGGCAGGTGCCGGGACAAGCCGCGCTGCCGCCTGCCGGGTCTGCTCGGCGTGGTGGGCCAGGACCCGACGGATCACCTCCTCCTTCCGAGGGGTGAGGTAGATCTGCGTCGTGGTCAACTGGACATGTCCAAGCACGAATTGGACATCAGTGAGCGGAAGTCTGGGGTCCTCAGCCATCCGGTAGGCCGCGGTATGCCGCAGCGCGTGCAGCGTCGCCGAGGTTCCGGCGAGCGCGTTGACGCGCTCGAACATCCGGTGGGTCGCGTGATAGGTCAGAGGGCAGCTTGGGGCGCGAAGCGTCCACCACAGAGGCAGCCGCCGTCCGCGCGGAATCGCTTCCTCCATCTCCAGCTGGTAGAGCCGCAGCCAGACGAACGCGTCCGTCGAAGCGGGAAGCTCCTGCACCTCCCGGGTGCCCTTGCGG
Protein-coding regions in this window:
- a CDS encoding HAMP domain-containing protein, with the protein product MAGNLTTQVRDIAQVATAVAKGDLSQKIDVAARGEILELKNTVNTMVDQLSSFAAEVTRVAREVGSEGRLGGQAQVPGVAGTWRDLTDSVNFMAGNLTDQVRNIAQVTTAVAKGDLSQKITVDARGEILELKNTVNTMVDQLSSFAGEVTRVAREVGTEGRLGGQADVKGVSGTWRDLTDSVNSMAGNLTAQVRSIAQVATAVAGGDLSQKIRVDARGEILELKETINTMVDQLSAFAGEVTRVAREVGTEGRLGGQADVRDVSGTWRDLTESVNVMADNLTAQVRSIAEVTTAVAQGDLSQKIRVDARGEILELKETINTMVDQLSAFADEVTRVAREVGTEGNLGGQATVRGVSGTWKDLTDNVNVMASNLTGQVRSIAQVATAVARGDLSQKITVEAKGEVAALAGVINTMVDTLSAFADEVTRVAREVGTEGTLGGQARVPNVAGTWKDLTDNVNSMANNLTGQVRNIAQVTTAVARGDLTRKIDVDARGEILELKTTINTMVDQLSSFAAEVTRVAREVGSEGRLGGQAEVEGVSGTWKRLTENVNELAGNLTRQVRAIAEVTSAVAEGDLTRSITVDASGEVADLKDNINFMVESLRETTRANEDQDWLKSNLARISALMQGRRDLAVVAELIMDELTPLVGAQYGAFYLAEETADTTFLNLIGSYAFQPGEAPARFRLGESFVGQAARSRRTIAVDSLPAGYVSVSSGLGRAEPKALVVLPIVVEDQVLGVIELATVHDFTPVHRAFLEQLMETIGVNVNTIVANARTDELLDESQRLTSELQVRSAELQSRQEELQSSNAELEDKAALLAAQNRDIETKNLEIEQARQELEDRAHQLSLASTYKSEFLANMSHELRTPLNSLLILAQLLAQNPTRNLTAKQVEYAGIIHSAGSDLLQLINDILDLSKVEAGKMDVTPEHIPLNKLLDYVEATFRPLTTQKSLAFEINTAGGVPADIVTDDYRLRQILRNLLSNAVKFTERGSVELRIEVADAASVPEAARRDDEPVIAFHVVDTGIGIEPQHLESVFGAFQQADGTTSRKYGGTGLGLSISREIAFLLGGAITARSTPGHGSVFTLYLPASRAEFLALSVGTPRIALEAGPAEATPSGPAELDGQSAVLEISRPKRLLVVEERPRGLLSLVAESAVADLAGHADLGDPRGPVEVITTVGAREAAETLAATPCHCVVLELDLPNGAALDFLEAMAHDSALHNVPVLAHNNRRLGAEQERLLQDRATTQPLELLSSLDELRERIALHLSADQPGDVLPLVRNDDSATLFAQNVDGSLAGRTVLVVDDDDRNLYAITGILELHGMQVLQAENGRAAIDTLNRHSGIDLILMDVMMPEMDGYAATAAIRAMPQHADLPIIAVTAKAMVGDREKSLASGASDYVTKPVDANDLIACIERWLRP
- a CDS encoding MerR family transcriptional regulator codes for the protein MGRAAEMTGTTAGFLRALGEHRLITPLRSDGGHRRYSRYQLRIAMRARDLADQGTPIEAACRIVILEDQLEEALRLNEQLRRPPADAPPPADT